The Coregonus clupeaformis isolate EN_2021a chromosome 8, ASM2061545v1, whole genome shotgun sequence genome has a segment encoding these proteins:
- the LOC121573010 gene encoding tumor necrosis factor-like, which produces MEGDCSRVSVDMESGPVYPSTTVTLVREKSTNAHRWRLSGALLAMALCVSAALFVTWHPKKQDHIEESDELQHMLRQLSGNRKAAIHLEGEYNANGEYKSSVEWTDEVGQGFSQGGLKLNNNEIVIPQTGLYFIYSQASFHVRCQADPKHPNGQEMVHLSNTVKRWSPSYGSEDNKEYLPLLNSVRTVCKRSPNSEATSEGKWYNAVYVGAVFSLERGDRLQADTENWLLPHLESGDGKNFFGVFAL; this is translated from the exons ATGGAAGGCGATTGCAGCAGAGTGTCGGTAGACATGGAGAGTGGGCCTGTGTACCCGTCAACGACCGTGACCCTGGTACGGGAGAAGTCCACAAACGCACACCGGTGGAGGCTGAGCGGTGCTCTGCTGGCCATGGCACTGTGTGTCTCAGCTGCACTTTTCGTTACCTGGCACCCCAAG AAACAAGATCACATCGAAGAATCTGATG AACTTCAGCATATGTTGAGACAACTCTCTGGGAACAGAAAGGCTGCCATTCATTTAGAAG GTGAATACAACGCCAACGGAGAATACAAGTCCTCAGTGGAGTGGACAGACGAAGTGGGCCAGGGATTCTCACAGGGGGGCCTTAAACTCAACAACAACGAGATTGTGATCCCCCAGACGGGCCTCTACTTCATCTATAGCCAGGCCTCATTCCACGTCAGGTGCCAGGCCGACCCCAAGCACCCTAACGGCCAGGAGATGGTTCACCTGAGTAACACGGTCAAGCGCTGGTCCCCAAGCTATGGCAGCGAAGACAACAAGGAGTACCTGCCGCTGCTCAACTCTGTACGCACCGTGTGTAAGAGGTCTCCCAACAGCGAGGCTACGAGTGAAGGAAAGTGGTATAATGCAGTGTATGTGGGAGCTGTGttcagtctggagagaggagacaggctcCAGGCAGACACAGAGAACTGGCTTCTGCCCCATCTGGAGAGTGGTGATGGGAAGAACTTCTTCGGCGTGTTCGCCTTGTGA